The following coding sequences are from one Triticum dicoccoides isolate Atlit2015 ecotype Zavitan chromosome 4A, WEW_v2.0, whole genome shotgun sequence window:
- the LOC119287454 gene encoding putative RNA-binding protein Luc7-like 2 has protein sequence MDAMRKQLDVLMGANRNGDVREVNRKYFDRDVCRLFLAGLCPHDLFQLTKMDLGPCPKVHSLQLRKDYEEVKAKGSENFDRELEDMIDRLIVECERKIQRALKRLADEDAKAAIAISVSEVTQSEEVAQLSKEIKEKMKEADIFDFEGKTDDKIKTMELVEELRSKRADLQATLLLDAFNKDRAAIPQPIPPPQMATLPAPPPPDARTQELINEKLSKAEALGEQGMVEEAQKALEEAEALKKLAAARQEPVADPSKYSVADVRITDQKLRLCDICGAFLSVYDNDRRLADHFGGKLHLGYMLIREKLKELQEERTKKRTEKPEDDRRSRENSRDRNGRASRDRDAERKDRVEPRDSRRDHDRDRDRRHDRDRRHDRDRDRDHDRSSRGREHDRDRRRERSRSRDRSRRHERY, from the exons ATGGACGCGATGCGGAAGCAGCTGGACGTGCTGATGGGGGCCAACCGCAACGGCGACGTGCGGGAGGTCAACCGCAAGTACTTCGACCGCGACGTCTGCcgcctcttcctcgccggcctctgcCCCCACGACCTCTTCCAGCTCACG aaaatggatcTCGGACCCTGCCCCAAGGTCCACTCGCTTCAGCTGCGGAAAGA CTATGAAGAGGTAAAAGCAAAGGGGTCGGAGAATTTCGACAGGGAGCTCGAGGACATGATAGACAGGCTCATCGTGGAGTGTGAGCGGAAAATCCAGAGGGCGCTGAAGCGCCTCGCCGACGAGGATGCCAAGGCTGCTATCGCGATATCTGTGTCCGAGGTCACTCAG TCTGAAGAAGTTGCGCAGCTGTCAAAGGAAATCAAGGAGAAGATGAAAGAAGCTGATATCTTCG ATTTTGAAGGGAAGACTGATGATAAAATCAAGACCATGGAATTGGTCGAAGAATTAAGATCTAAAAGGGCTGACCTGCAG GCTACCCTCTTGCTTGATGCCTTTAACAAGGACCGAGCTGCAATACCTCAACCTATTCCACCTCCTCAAATGGCAACACTGCCAGCACCTCCTCCTCCTGATGCTCGTACTCAAGAACTGATCAATGAGAAGCTAAGTAAAGCTGAAGCCCTTG GTGAACAAGGGATGGTAGAAGAAGCGCAGAAGGCTTTAGAAGAAGCAGAAGCTCTCAAAAAG TTGGCAGCGGCACGGCAGGAGCCAGTTGCTGATCCTTCTAAATACAGTGTTGCTGATGTCCGAATT ACTGATCAGAAGTTGCGCCTCTGTGACATATGTGGAGCATTTTTGAGTGTCTATGACAA TGATCGACGTCTTGCTGACCATTTTGGAGGGAAGCTACACTTGGGTTATATGTTGATTCGTGAGAAACTGAAAGAACTCCAG GAGGAGAGGACCAAAAAAAGGACCGAGAAACCTGAAGATGACAGACG ATCAAGGGAAAACAGCAGGGACCGCAATGGGCGGGCATCCAGGGATAGAGATGCAGAAAGAAAGGACAGGGTTGAGCCCCGGGATAGCAGAAGAGACCACGATAGGGATCGTGATAGGCGCCATGACAGGGACCGTCGCCATGACCGCGACCGTGATAGAGACCATGACCGCTCCTCCCGTGGTAGAGAGCATGACCGTGATAGGAGAAGGGAACGCTCTCGATCCAGGGACCGCAGCAG GCGCCATGAAAGATATTGA
- the LOC119287455 gene encoding 30S ribosomal protein S6 alpha, chloroplastic-like, translating to MPPPMALSVSVSVSSSAAAFAPRHRLPAPRSLTRAARAFSTGYAASFYGGAASATRTRGRDEEEVGDEDGSSSGFGGMSASEAAMALEEREMPPCPPGLRQYETMVVLRPDMSEEERLALIQRYEELLVAGGAMYVEVFNRGVIPLAYSIRKRNSRTGLPFTYYDGIYLLWTYFTKPESVDTLQMKLNADDDVIRSTSFKVRKRRVY from the exons ATGCCGCCGCCCATGGcgctctccgtctccgtctccgtctcctcctccgccgcggccttcgccccgcgccaccgcctccccgcgccccgtagcctcacccgcgccgcccgcgccttctCCACGGGCTACGCCGCGAGCTTCTACGGAGGCGCGGCGTCCGCGACCCGCACCCGCGGCcgcgacgaggaggaggtcggggacgaggaCGGGTCGTCGTCGGGGTTCGGCGGGATGTCGGCCTCAGAGGCGGCGATGGCGCTGGAGGAGCGCGAGATGCCGCCCTGCCCGCCCGGCCTCCGCCAGTACGAGACCATGGTCGTGCTCCGCCCCGACATGTCCGAGGAGGAGCGCCTGGCCCTCATCCAGCGCTACGAGGAG CTGCTCGTGGCCGGGGGTGCCATGTACGTGGAGGTGTTCAACAGAGGGGTCATCCCACTGGCCTACAGCATCAGGAAGAGGAACAGCAGGACCGGGCTGCCCTTCACCTACTACGATGGCATCTACCTCCTCTGGACCTACTTCACCAAGCCCGAGTCGGTGGACACCCTGCAGATGAAGCTCAACGCTGATGACGACGTCATCCGCTCGACCAGCTTCAAGGTCCGCAAGAGGAGAGTCTACTAG